The sequence ACCGACTGATACTGACGACGACGGCACCTGATCTAGGCGACGAGCCCTCACGGTGGTTCCTTGCCAGAGAACAGCTGCCGTTCGCACCGTCTCTATCACTTGCACGTCACTCCACTTTCCCCGCGCGCTAGACTCGCCGCCTCTTTCCGGAGGCGGATCATGCGCACCCTGTTTGCCGGCCTGGTGGCCGTTCTTGCGGCCGTCGGGCCGATCACCGTTCGTGGCGAGAACGCGCGCGACGAGCATTCCTACGCGCATCTGGACGAGGTCCGGATCAAGCACGTCTATCTGGATCTCGATGTCTCGTTCGAGCAGCGGCGGCTCGCCGGTTTTGCCGAGATCAGTCTGGACTGGAAGCAGCCGCAGGCGAAGCGGCTCGATCTGGACACCCGCGACCTGAGCATCGAGCGGGTCAGCGCGCAGCGCAGCGATGGCAGCTGGTCGAACGCGCCGTTCTCGCTGGCGAAGCGCGATGCGAAGTTCGGCTCGCACCTGCGCATCCGTCTGAAGGACGCTGCGCCCAAGGTGCGCGTGTACTACCGCACTGCGCCGGGCGCGTCCGGGCTGCAGTGGCTGGAGCCGGCGCAGACACTCGGCAAGCAGACACCCTTCATGTTCTCGCAGGCGCAAGCGATTCACGCGCGCAGCTTCGCGCCGTTGCAAGACACGCCCGCGGTGCGCTTCACCTATCGCGCGCGCGTCACCGCGCCCGAGGGCATCCGCGTCGTGATGAGCGCCGACAACGACCCGGCAGCCGATGGTCGCGGCGGCTTCCGCTTCCACATGCCGCAGCCGATCCCGTCCTACCTGCTCGCGATCGCGGCCGGCGACATCGCCTCGAGGCAGGTCGGTCCGCGCTCCTATGTCTGGACCGAACCCGGCCGGCTGGATGCGGTGGCGAAGGAGTTCGAGGACATCGAGGCGATGATCCTCGCCGCCGAGAAGCTCTACGGTCCGTATCGCTGGGGGCGCTACGACATGCTGGTGCTGCCGCCCTCGTTCCCGTTCGGCGGCATGGAGAATCCGCGCCTGTCGTTCCTGACGCCAACGCTGATCGCCGGCGACAAGTCGCTGGTCAACGTGGTCGCGCATGAACTCGCGCATTCCTGGTCCGGCAATCTCGCCACCAACGGCAGCTGGCGCGACCTGTGGCTCAACGAGAGCTTCACCAGCTACGTCGAGAACCGCATCGTCGAAGCGGTGTTCGGCGTCGATCAGGCGTTGATGGATCAAGTCGTCGGCCAGCAGGAACTGCTCGCCGAGTTGAAGGAGCTGCCGGCACTCGACCAGCACCTGGTGCTGAGCCTCAAGGGCCGCGATCCCGACGATGCCTTCAGCGGCGTGCCCTACCAGAAGGGCGAGTGGATGCTGCGCACGCTGGAGAAGCGCTTCGGCCGCGAGGAGTTCGACGCGGTGGTGCGCGCCTGGTTCGACGAGCACGCGTTCCAGTCGGTCTCGACCGAGGAGTTCCTGGAGTTCTTCGGCACGCGTCTGCTCGATGCCAAGGACGCGCCAGTGCGCCGCGCCGATCTCGACGTGTGGCTGCACCAGCCGGGCGTGCCCAAGCACGCGCTGCTGTCGCACTCGGCCAAGCTCGAAGCCATCGACGGTGCGCTGGCCGACTTCTTGGCCGGCAAGCGCGATGCCGCAACGCTGACCGCGGGCTCTTGGGCCACCGGCGAGTGGGTGCATTTCCTCAACGGCTTCGCCGAGAAGGCCGATGCCGCGAAGATGGCCGCACTCGATTCCAGCTACGGCCTGACGCAGCGCCAGAACCGCGAGATCAGCATGCGCTGGTTCCTCGCCGGCATCCGCGCCGACTACGCACCGATCCGCGATGCGCTGCGCGCGCACCTGATCGAGATCGGCCGACGCAAGCTGATGATGCCGCTGTGGACCGAGCTCGCAAAGACGCCGCAGAACAAGGTCTGGGCGACCGAGGTCTACCGGATCGCGCGCCCGGGTCTGCACCCGATCGCGCAGAACTCGGTCGATGCGGTGCTCGGCTTCAAGCCCTGATCCATGCGCTGGCTGAAGCGACTGCTGATCCTGCTCGCGGCCCTGGCCGCGGCCGCGACCGCGGCGGTGTTCCTGGCACCCGGCCACGTGCTCAATGCCGAATTGGCGCGCAAGCACTGGATGGCCGGCGCCGAGGAGCGATTCATCGAAGTCGATGGCCAACGCTGGCGTTATCTCGAGCGCGGCCCGGCCGACGCCGATGTGGTGGTGCTGTTGCACGGACTGCAGGCCGATTCGAGCACCTGGCTCGACGTGCTCCGGCACGCGCCGGACACGCGCCGTTACCTCGTCCCCGACCTGCCCGGCTTCGGCGGCAGCCCGAACCCGCCCGGGCCGGACTTCCGCGCCGGTGCCCAGGCCGGTCGGCTGCATGCGTGGCTCGATGCCTTGCACGTCGGCCGCATCGACCTGGTCGGTCACTCGATGGGCGGCGACATCGCCGGGCGCTACGCCGCCGCGCACCCGCAACGCGTGCGCACGCTGGCCTTCCTCGACTCCGCCGGCGTTCCGTTCGCGCCGAACGATTTCATGCGCGCGATCCAGGGCGGCGGCAATCCGTACCGGCTCGAAACGAGAGCCGACTTCGACGCCTTCCTCGATATCGTGTTCAAGCACCGCCCGTTCCTGCCGAAACCGGTGCTCGCTGCCTATGCCGATCGCGTGCTCCCGCGCGGCGCCGACTGGGACGAAGCCATGCGCCAGTTGCGCCAGCCCAACGAAGTGTTCGTGCTCGCCGGCCTGCTGCCCACGCTCGACCTGCCGACCCTGGTGCTCTGGTGCCGCGATGACCGCGTGCTCGATGTCAGCTCGGTCGATGCCTTCCGCGCCGGCCTGCCGAACGAGCAAGTCGTGCTGCTCGACGACTGCGGCCACATGCCCCTCATGGAACGCCCCCGCGAAACCGCCACCGCCCTCGCCCAACTGTGGCGGAGCGTGTATGGGTTGCCTCCCGATGAAATTTGAACCGGGTGACTCACCTCACCTGCCAGGCAGTTCCACCCACAGGAGACGCCGCATCGATCCGGCCCACGCACCCATGTGCGCATCATCGAAGCGTATCGGGACGCCGTGCGCGTCAAGCACCGAACGCTTGCGCAGTACGGTCTTGCGTAGAGCTTGATGGAACCGCAAGAACCGGCATGGCCGTACTCACCAAGAACAGCAGCAGAGCAACCAGCAACCCAAGCTCCCGCTCCCTGACGATGGCCGGACAGGATCACCGACGCTGGAGTCTCAACCGCACTTCGAGTAACCGCAGTTCAGGCAGGTCGCGCAGCCGTCCATGATGATGGTGGCCTTGGTGTTGCACTTGTGGCACAGGGTCGCGCTCGGCGGGAACTTCTCGGCGAGATCAGCCGGCACGGTGACCGCATCCGTCGCCGTATCGGATTGCCGCTTCTTCGAACGCGATTCGTAGGCGGAACGCTTGTCGGCGATCAGCTTGCGCGCCTCGACGCTCATCTCCGGATCGTGGATCAGGCCGATCGACTTCAGATGTTCTTCGACCACGCTGCCGATCTCGGCGACGATCGAGGGCATGTACACGCCACCGGCCTTGAAGTAGCCACCGCGCGGATCGAATACCGCCTTCATCTCCTCGACCAGGAAGGTGACATCGCCGCCCTTGCGGAACACCGCGCTCATGATCCGCGTCAACGCCACGATCCACTGGAAGTGATCCATGTTCTTGGAATTGATGAACACCTCGAACGGGCGCCGCAGCTCATGCTCGGTGCCCTGGTTGAGCACGATGTCGTTCAGCGTGACGTACAGCGCATGCTCAAACAACGGCGACTTGACCTTGTAGGTCGAGCCGATCAGCACGTCGGGACGCTCGACCTGTTCGGTCATCTGGATGACGTCGGCGGACTTCGGCAGTGCGATCGTCTCGGCCGGAGTGCTCATGGCAACCGCAGGCACTGCGCGCGCCTTGTCTTCCGGTCGCACCACACTGTAGTCCTTGATCTTCTTCCCGATCTTGATCGCCATCGTTGTTCCCGTCCCGATCCTGCGCGTCGTCGCACAGGGCTTTGTTGTGACTATCGCTGGAGTGTCGCCACGGCGCCGCCGTAGTGGCGCCATGGCAGTGCAGGAGGCTCCTGCGCATGGTCATGCGCAGGAGGATGTCCGAGCCGGCTCTGCGCAAGCGCAGGCGCCGGTGGACGCGCCTCAAACACACGCTGACCCGGCGTGTGCGAGACCTCGGCCCGTCAACGACATCACGTCAAGGAGACGTGCGTCGGGCCGCCAAGACACCGGGCAAGCAGGCTTGCCCGTGTCGCTTACTTCTTTTTCGCTGCCTTCTTGGCGGCCTTCTTCGGGGCGGCCTTCTTGGCGACTTTCTTCACGGCCTTCTTCGCCGCGGGCTTGGCAGCCTTCTTCGGCGCAGCCTTCTTGGCGGCGGGCTTCGCAGCCTTCTTCACGACCTTCTTTCCGGCCTTCTTTGCGGCTGGCTTCGCGGCCTTCTTCGCGGCCTTCTTGGCGGCAGGCTTGGCGGCCTTCTTTGCGGCCTTCTTCGGAGCCGCGGCCTTCTTCGCCTTCGCCACCACCTTCTTCACCGCTTTCTTCGCGGCGCCGGCCTTCTTCACGACCGCCTTCTCCGCCTTCACCACGGCTTTCTTGGCCTTGGCCACGACCTTCTTGGCTCCGGCCATCGCATCGCTGGCCTTCTCGGCCACCGCGGCTTTCACGTCGGCCATGGCATCGGCCACATTGGACATCATCGAATCATTACTCATGGGATAAACCCTCCGGCTGCTTCAGTTAGTTTTGTTGTGGTCAGTGGTCGACGTCCATTCCCGCCACCGCAACCGCCGGTTGCCCGGACGGCCGAAGGCCGATCATGTTTCCATGACCGGCCGAACGCACCATCCATGGCCCGTTTCATCGTCGGCGTTTCCGCCGCCGCACTCCTTGATCTAACGCAACGCCCGCACGGATTCGGACGCAAGCGGATCAGAATTTCCCGTAGTAGCCCTCTTTCAGCGCATCGAACAGATTGGCCGCAGTGTGGATCTCGCCGTCGTACTCGATCTCCTCGTTGCCCTTGGCCTCGACGATGCTGCCGTCTTCGAGCTCGAAGCGATAGATGGTGTTCTCGAGGTCCTGCTCTTTCACCAACACGCCCTGGAACGCTGCTGGATTGAAGCGGAAGGTGGTGCATCCCTTCAAGCCCTTCTCGTAGGCGTAGCGGTAGATGTCCTTGAAATCCTCATAGGCGTAATCGGTCGGCACGTTCGCGGTTTTGGAGATCGACGAGTCGACCCAGATCTGCGAAGCGGCCTGGATGTCGACATGCGCCTTCGGCGTGATGTCGTCGGCGGAGACGAAATAGTCCGGCAGCTTCGAGTCCTCGTCGCCCGCGAACGGCATCGCCCTGGAATTGATCAAGGTGCGATAGGCAAGCAGTTCGTAACTGAACACCTCGACCTTTTCCTTGGACTTCTTGCCTTCGCGGATGACATTACGGCTGTAGTGGTGCGCGAAGCTGGGTTCGATGCCGTTGCTGGCATTGTTGGCGAGCGACAGCGAGATGGTTCCGGTCGGCGCAATCGAACTGTGGTGGGTGAAGCGCGCGCCGTGCTCGGCGATCCTGGCCACCAGTTCCGGTGCCACGGTGGCCACGCGCTGCATGTAGCGCGAGTACTTGGCGTGCAGCACCCGGCCCTTGAGCACGTCGCCGAGCTGGATGCCGTCGCGGACCATTTCCGGGCGCTTGCGCAGCATCTCGCCGGTGACGATGAAGTCCTGGTCCATGATCGGGGCCGGGCCTTTCTCCTCGGCCAGGCTCGCTGCGACCTCCCAGCCGGCGAGCGCCATCTCGCGCGACACGTCCTCGGTGAACTTGCAGGAATCGGGCGAGCCATAGCCCATGCGCAGCATGGTCAAGCTCGAACCGAGACCGAGAAAGCCCATGCCGTGGCGGCGCTTGCTGATGATTTCGTGGCGCTGTTGTTCGAGCGGCAGGCCGTTGATCTCGACAACGTTGTCGAGCATGCGCGTGAAAACGCGCACGACTTCGCGGTATTCCTCCCAGTCGAAGCGCGCCTTCGCGGTGAACGGGTCGCGCACGAACTTGGTCAGGTTGACCGAACCGAGAAGGCAGGAACCGTAGGGCGGCAGCGGCTGTTCGCCGCAGTTGTGCGCATGCAGTCCGTTGGCGTCGAAGGTGTTGATGCCCGGCACTTGCACGTCGTACACGTCGGCGCGGCCGTCGTCGGTAACGCTCTGGACGGTGGCGACGAAACGCTCACGATTGAGATTGCGGCGGTAGCCGGCCAGCGCGGCGGTGAGTCGGCGCGCCTTGCCGGTATCGGCGAAACCGACGCGCTTGGCGAACTCGGCGAGGTTGTCGCCACTGACGACCAGTTCGTGCTGCGCCTGCGTCGCATAGGCCCGCTCGCCGCCACGGCCATCGGGCAGCAGGCTCTCACCCGCCGCGCGGCGATCACGATAGATCGTCGACGCAATGCCGAGGCGAAGCAACATGCGCTGCACCGCTTCCAGGCGCGGCAGGTCGGACTGCGAGAGACGCACGCTGACGCCTTTTTCCTGGTTGCCCTGCACCGAACCATCGGCGTCGAAGAGGCCGCGCAGGAAGCCGCGATGAAAATCGCTGGAGGTCTTCTCGACCGCCGGGGTGATCGCCTTGTTGCCCGGGCGCATGCCCAATTCGAACGCGAGATCGCGCAGCGTGGCGAGCTTGAGGCGATGCTCGCCGCGACCCTCGACTTCGGACCAGCCGGCGAAGTCGGCGCGATGCGGCAGGGTCTGTGCGCAGCGCAGGGCCTCGTCCATCAGCGCGACCGGGGCCAAGCTGCCGGCATTCACGGCCGCTGCCTGCGCCCAAACCGAGAGCACCGCGGCGTCTCGCTTGAGGGTGCCGTCACCGACCAGCAGACCGAGCAGGAAACCGTCCTCAAAGCTGCGTTCGCCGCGCCATTCGCCGGCGCTACGGTGATTGTTGAGCAACACCCGATCGCCAACTGCCAGTTGCCCGGCCGCACACCATTCGGTGTCGGTGGACCAGCGCGTCTGGCGGGTGACGCGGCGCACGCGGTGGTCGGCCGTCAGGCGCAACGCCTGACCCTCGGCCAACTGCAGGCGCACCACGTCCTTGGTGGCGGTCTTGAAGAATCCTTCGACACCGCTGGCGTGCGGAACGCCGTCCACCTGGGCCAGGAACGGGTTGCCTAGCAAGTCCGCGACCTGGCGCGGTCCATCGGTGGTCTGCACCCACGTATCGGCGGTGACGCAAGGATTGGTCGCGCGGATGGTCTCGCACCACCAGTTGTTGTTCATCTCGTTGACGCGGTCGATCAGGATGAACCCAGGCTCGGCGTAGTCATACGTCGAGACCATGATCATGTCCCACAGGTGGCGTGCGCGGATGTGACCATAGATCTTGCAAGCAACCAGTCCGTCGTCGCGGCTGACGTACTGGTCCTTGAGCGGCCAGTCGCGCCAGACGATCTGGCTGGCGTCGCCGAGATCGACCTCGCCCTGCTCCTTCACATGCACCGGGAACACCAGCGGCCAGTCGCCATCGGCGGCGACCGCGTCCATGAACTCGTCGGTGATCAGCAGGC comes from Lysobacterales bacterium and encodes:
- a CDS encoding M1 family metallopeptidase → MRTLFAGLVAVLAAVGPITVRGENARDEHSYAHLDEVRIKHVYLDLDVSFEQRRLAGFAEISLDWKQPQAKRLDLDTRDLSIERVSAQRSDGSWSNAPFSLAKRDAKFGSHLRIRLKDAAPKVRVYYRTAPGASGLQWLEPAQTLGKQTPFMFSQAQAIHARSFAPLQDTPAVRFTYRARVTAPEGIRVVMSADNDPAADGRGGFRFHMPQPIPSYLLAIAAGDIASRQVGPRSYVWTEPGRLDAVAKEFEDIEAMILAAEKLYGPYRWGRYDMLVLPPSFPFGGMENPRLSFLTPTLIAGDKSLVNVVAHELAHSWSGNLATNGSWRDLWLNESFTSYVENRIVEAVFGVDQALMDQVVGQQELLAELKELPALDQHLVLSLKGRDPDDAFSGVPYQKGEWMLRTLEKRFGREEFDAVVRAWFDEHAFQSVSTEEFLEFFGTRLLDAKDAPVRRADLDVWLHQPGVPKHALLSHSAKLEAIDGALADFLAGKRDAATLTAGSWATGEWVHFLNGFAEKADAAKMAALDSSYGLTQRQNREISMRWFLAGIRADYAPIRDALRAHLIEIGRRKLMMPLWTELAKTPQNKVWATEVYRIARPGLHPIAQNSVDAVLGFKP
- a CDS encoding alpha/beta fold hydrolase, coding for MRWLKRLLILLAALAAAATAAVFLAPGHVLNAELARKHWMAGAEERFIEVDGQRWRYLERGPADADVVVLLHGLQADSSTWLDVLRHAPDTRRYLVPDLPGFGGSPNPPGPDFRAGAQAGRLHAWLDALHVGRIDLVGHSMGGDIAGRYAAAHPQRVRTLAFLDSAGVPFAPNDFMRAIQGGGNPYRLETRADFDAFLDIVFKHRPFLPKPVLAAYADRVLPRGADWDEAMRQLRQPNEVFVLAGLLPTLDLPTLVLWCRDDRVLDVSSVDAFRAGLPNEQVVLLDDCGHMPLMERPRETATALAQLWRSVYGLPPDEI
- a CDS encoding NrdJb encodes the protein MAIKIGKKIKDYSVVRPEDKARAVPAVAMSTPAETIALPKSADVIQMTEQVERPDVLIGSTYKVKSPLFEHALYVTLNDIVLNQGTEHELRRPFEVFINSKNMDHFQWIVALTRIMSAVFRKGGDVTFLVEEMKAVFDPRGGYFKAGGVYMPSIVAEIGSVVEEHLKSIGLIHDPEMSVEARKLIADKRSAYESRSKKRQSDTATDAVTVPADLAEKFPPSATLCHKCNTKATIIMDGCATCLNCGYSKCG
- a CDS encoding ribonucleoside-diphosphate reductase, whose product is MSTVRLEAVARETVEIPLQPASFDIWDKKYRLKSKRGDAVDETIDDTFKRVARALAETEPTAEKQKYWYERFLWALRRGAIPAGRITSNAGALEHKPATSTINCTVSGTITDSMDGILERVHEAGLTLKAGCGIGYEFSTLRPRGAFVAGAGAYTSGPMSFMDIYDKMCFTVSSAGGRRGAQMGTFDVSHPDVKDFVRAKREDGRLRQFNLSLLITDEFMDAVAADGDWPLVFPVHVKEQGEVDLGDASQIVWRDWPLKDQYVSRDDGLVACKIYGHIRARHLWDMIMVSTYDYAEPGFILIDRVNEMNNNWWCETIRATNPCVTADTWVQTTDGPRQVADLLGNPFLAQVDGVPHASGVEGFFKTATKDVVRLQLAEGQALRLTADHRVRRVTRQTRWSTDTEWCAAGQLAVGDRVLLNNHRSAGEWRGERSFEDGFLLGLLVGDGTLKRDAAVLSVWAQAAAVNAGSLAPVALMDEALRCAQTLPHRADFAGWSEVEGRGEHRLKLATLRDLAFELGMRPGNKAITPAVEKTSSDFHRGFLRGLFDADGSVQGNQEKGVSVRLSQSDLPRLEAVQRMLLRLGIASTIYRDRRAAGESLLPDGRGGERAYATQAQHELVVSGDNLAEFAKRVGFADTGKARRLTAALAGYRRNLNRERFVATVQSVTDDGRADVYDVQVPGINTFDANGLHAHNCGEQPLPPYGSCLLGSVNLTKFVRDPFTAKARFDWEEYREVVRVFTRMLDNVVEINGLPLEQQRHEIISKRRHGMGFLGLGSSLTMLRMGYGSPDSCKFTEDVSREMALAGWEVAASLAEEKGPAPIMDQDFIVTGEMLRKRPEMVRDGIQLGDVLKGRVLHAKYSRYMQRVATVAPELVARIAEHGARFTHHSSIAPTGTISLSLANNASNGIEPSFAHHYSRNVIREGKKSKEKVEVFSYELLAYRTLINSRAMPFAGDEDSKLPDYFVSADDITPKAHVDIQAASQIWVDSSISKTANVPTDYAYEDFKDIYRYAYEKGLKGCTTFRFNPAAFQGVLVKEQDLENTIYRFELEDGSIVEAKGNEEIEYDGEIHTAANLFDALKEGYYGKF